The following are encoded together in the Zingiber officinale cultivar Zhangliang chromosome 8A, Zo_v1.1, whole genome shotgun sequence genome:
- the LOC122011582 gene encoding polygalacturonase-like yields the protein MAKLTNFSPLFLLLFLCARSSAAGNYNVLTFGAKPGAGDAAGAFLKAWSAACSSSSASTIYVPTGNFLVSQARFDGPCRSPSIKFSIDGTLVAPSEYTGSSGASGHWIAFSNVDGVSISGGRLDGRGALLWACKSAGRSCPAGASSLTFTSSKNIAVDGLTSIDSKLFHIVILQCQNVRLRNVNIHASGSSPNTDGIHVQMSTDVDVVRANIRTGDDCISVGPGSAHLWIERVSCGPGHGISIGSLGRGQGLHEESVRNVTVKTVQFSGTQNGVRIKTWGSNIPGHVRQVVFQDVLMRNVKNPIIIDQNYCPENRGCPGHNSAIKIDQVQYLNIRGTSATPVAVKFDCSRRNPCSGIRLQGIKLSYQSRQAQSSCKFANGVASGLIAPPSCL from the exons ATGGCGAAGCTCACGAACTTcagccctctcttcctcctcctcttcctctgtgCTCGATCAAGCGCAGCTGGCAACTACAATGTGCTCACCTTCGGGGCAAAGCCTGGCGCCGGAGACGCTGCCGGAGCTTTCCTCAAGGCCTGGTCCGCCGCCTGCAGCTCTTCCTCTGCTTCAACCATCTACGTGCCCACGGGGAACTTCTTGGTGAGCCAGGCACGCTTCGACGGCCCGTGCCGGAGTCCCTCCATCAAGTTCTCCATCGACGGAACCCTCGTCGCGCCGTCGGAGTATACCGGCTCCTCAGGTGCATCCGGCCATTGGATTGCTTTCAGCAACGTCGACGGAGTTTCCATCAGCGGCGGCCGTCTTGACGGCCGCGGCGCCCTGTTGTGGGCCTGCAAATCGGCTGGCCGGAGCTGCCCCGCCGGCGCATCG TCGTTGACTTTTACCAGCTCCAAGAACATCGCCGTCGATGGCTTGACGTCGATCGACAGCAAGCTTTTCCACATCGTGATCCTTCAGTGCCAAAACGTCAGGTTGCGAAACGTCAACATCCACGCGTCCGGGAGCAGCCCAAACACCGACGGCATCCACGTCCAGATGTCGACCGACGTCGACGTCGTCCGCGCCAACATCAGGACCGGCGACGACTGCATCTCCGTCGGCCCCGGATCCGCCCACCTCTGGATCGAGCGCGTCTCCTGCGGCCCCGGCCATGGCATAAG CATCGGGAGTCTGGGAAGGGGGCAGGGCTTGCACGAAGAGAGCGTGAGGAACGTGACAGTTAAAACAGTTCAGTTCTCCGGCACGCAAAACGGAGTGAGGATCAAGACTTGGGGATCAAACATTCCCGGCCATGTCCGGCAAGTCGTCTTCCAGGATGTGCTGATGAGAAATGTGAAAAACCCGATCATAATCGACCAGAATTACTGCCCTGAGAACAGAGGCTGCCCCGGCCACAACTCGGCTATAAAGATTGACCAAGTACAGTACCTGAACATTCGAGGGACATCGGCCACGCCGGTGGCGGTGAAGTTCGACTGCAGCCGGAGAAACCCATGCAGTGGAATCAGATTACAGGGCATAAAGCTGAGCTATCAAAGTAGACAGGCACAGTCCTCCTGCAAGTTCGCAAATGGGGTGGCTTCTGGATTGATTGCACCACCAAGCTGCCTGTGA